A single genomic interval of Picosynechococcus sp. PCC 7003 harbors:
- a CDS encoding bifunctional 2-polyprenyl-6-hydroxyphenol methylase/3-demethylubiquinol 3-O-methyltransferase UbiG has translation MKNFDAFFQKIYSQPIETRQHWYAEATQAYDQYRAPYVPEIIDLICEKIPPESVILEIGSGPGNATQHFAQRGFSLICLEPNPRACEFATQRFQNDPIQIINTTFEEWEPTPEKFETILASTSFHWLQPDTRCQAIAQLLKPQGKIVLLWNTVPQPDPSIFQDLLPLYEKYMPSFASFENIAVQEQNLKNISQGLLDSNCFQNLELTQVIKTKDYSPNDYLKLLTTLSPYIALDPTIRRQLFDELEMVFQTRKIQMIPTQYICAAHIAQVKPPN, from the coding sequence ATGAAAAATTTCGACGCTTTTTTTCAGAAAATTTATTCTCAACCCATTGAAACCCGTCAGCATTGGTATGCAGAAGCAACCCAAGCCTATGATCAATATCGCGCTCCCTATGTGCCGGAAATTATTGATTTAATCTGTGAAAAAATCCCGCCAGAAAGTGTCATTCTAGAAATTGGCAGTGGCCCAGGTAACGCGACCCAACATTTTGCCCAACGGGGTTTTTCGTTAATTTGTCTGGAGCCGAACCCCAGGGCCTGTGAATTTGCCACCCAACGCTTTCAGAATGACCCAATTCAAATTATTAACACCACCTTTGAGGAATGGGAACCGACCCCAGAAAAATTTGAGACGATCCTTGCCAGCACTTCTTTTCACTGGTTGCAACCAGACACTAGATGTCAGGCGATCGCCCAGCTACTGAAGCCCCAAGGAAAAATAGTCCTGCTTTGGAATACCGTACCCCAACCCGATCCCAGCATTTTTCAGGATCTATTGCCCCTCTACGAAAAATATATGCCCAGCTTTGCCAGCTTTGAAAATATCGCTGTCCAGGAACAAAATCTCAAAAACATCAGCCAGGGTTTGCTCGATTCAAATTGTTTTCAAAACCTAGAACTAACCCAGGTAATTAAAACAAAAGATTATTCCCCGAACGATTACCTCAAATTACTCACAACCCTCTCCCCCTACATTGCCCTGGATCCTACTATCCGTAGGCAGCTCTTTGATGAACTGGAAATGGTCTTCCAAACCCGAAAAATTCAAATGATTCCCACCCAATATATTTGCGCTGCTCACATTGCCCAAGTAAAACCACCCAATTAA